A window from Onychostoma macrolepis isolate SWU-2019 chromosome 07, ASM1243209v1, whole genome shotgun sequence encodes these proteins:
- the foxb1b gene encoding forkhead box protein B1b translates to MPRPGRNTYSDQKPPYSYISLTAMAIQSCPEKMLPLSEIYKFIMDRFPYYRENTQRWQNSLRHNLSFNDCFIKIPRRPDQPGKGSFWALHPSCGDMFENGSFLRRRKRFKVMITSEHLQKPSDAAHYLQQQAKLRMTALGTHLPQMTSYNLSVSQPSTFKHPFAIENIIARDYKMPGSLAFSTMQPMSTGYQIHNQLTTAWPHMYSSNVIDAEYTAYGVPLKSLSHGAQSLPAIPVPIKPAPASVASIPALHAHLPAFLSRSPQSLSPTSPSQSSPATPSPTSLLHSVAVHCQEVT, encoded by the coding sequence ATGCCTCGTCCTGGAAGAAACACGTACAGCGATCAGAAGCCGCCGTATTCGTATATTTCGCTCACCGCTATGGCCATTCAGAGCTGCCCGGAGAAGATGCTCCCGCTCAGCGAAATTTACAAGTTCATCATGGACAGATTTCCTTATTATCGGGAAAACACACAGCGCTGGCAGAACTCTCTTCGCCACAACCTTTCCTTCAACGACTGCTTCATCAAGATCCCTCGGAGACCGGACCAGCCGGGTAAAGGCAGCTTCTGGGCTCTCCATCCCAGCTGCGGGGACATGTTTGAAAACGGGAGTTTCTTGAGGCGCCGGAAGAGATTCAAAGTGATGATCACCTCCGAGCACCTGCAAAAACCCTCGGACGCTGCGCATTACCTCCAGCAACAAGCGAAACTCAGAATGACTGCTTTAGGGACACATCTACCTCAGATGACCAGCTACAACTTAAGTGTGTCTCAACCCTCCACTTTCAAACACCCCTTTGCCATTGAAAACATCATTGCCAGAGATTACAAAATGCCAGGAAGCCTTGCTTTCTCCACCATGCAGCCCATGTCTACGGGTTATCAGATACACAATCAACTGACCACGGCATGGCCCCACATGTATAGCAGTAACGTGATAGATGCTGAGTATACTGCTTATGGAGTACCACTCAAATCCCTGAGTCATGGCGCGCAAAGTTTACCGGCGATCCCTGTGCCAATCAAACCCGCTCCAGCTTCGGTTGCGTCCATCCCGGCGCTGCATGCGCACCTTCCAGCGTTCCTCTCCCGCTCTCCACAGTCCCTCAGCCCGACGTCTCCCAGCCAGAGCAGCCCCGCCACACCGAGCCCGACCTCGCTGCTCCATTCGGTCGCCGTGCACTGTCAAGAGGTCACTTAA
- the gtf2a2 gene encoding transcription initiation factor IIA subunit 2 — protein sequence MAYQLYRNTTLGNSLQESLDELIQTQQITPQLALQVLLQFDKAINTALANRVRNRVNFRGSLNTYRFCDNVWTFVLNDVEFREVTDLVKVDKVKIVACDGKNTGSNAAE from the exons ATGGCATATCAACTCTACAGAAACACGACACTCGGGAACAGTCTACAGGAGAGTCTTGATGAACTTATTCAG ACTCAACAGATCACACCACAATTAGCCCTTCAAGTCCTTTTACAGTTTGATAAAGCTATCAACACAGCACTGGCCAACCGGGTCCGCAACAGGGTCAATTTTAGG GGATCTCTGAACACATACAGATTCTGCGATAACGTCTGGACGTTTGTTTTAAATGACGTTGAGTTCCGAGAGGTGACGGATCTGGTCAAGGTGGACAAAGTAAAAATTGTAGCATGTGATGGCAAAA ACACTGGGTCTAATGCAGCTGAGTGA